A single region of the Octopus bimaculoides isolate UCB-OBI-ISO-001 chromosome 6, ASM119413v2, whole genome shotgun sequence genome encodes:
- the LOC106869798 gene encoding succinate dehydrogenase assembly factor 3, mitochondrial, with translation MASNPGHVRRVKALYKAILKIHQGLPIHYRAIGDQYVKDEFRHNKTSNTKQADIFMHEWTKYYVTIAKQLSHKNRTGVIGENLSSDFLDCFNSEQLGQLYELFQETQKPLQEKEK, from the exons ATGGCGAGTAATCCAGGACATGTGAGACGCGTAAAAGCCTTGTATAAAGCTATTTTGAAAATCCATCAGGGCCTTCCCATTCATTACAGAGCAATCGGAGACCAATATGTTAAAGATGAGTTTCGCCATAACAAAACTTCAAACACCAAGCAagcagatatatttatgcatgaatggaCG aaatattatGTGACTATAGCTAAACAGCTCAGTCACAAAAATCGCACTGGAGTGATTGGAGAAAATTTGTCCTCAGACTTTTTGGATTGCTTTAATTCAGAACAACTTGGTCAACTCTATGAATTGTTCCAAGAAACACAGAAACCTctacaagaaaaggaaaaatga